One genomic window of Hyphomicrobiales bacterium includes the following:
- a CDS encoding helix-turn-helix domain-containing protein — translation MKEARLAKGLNQSELARKIGATPQIISAIEGGDVANTKYLGKLAKALDRQIEWLQGDADSSLIGGFNLNQVPVRGLVAAGLWQEDGQLVGDETPVPSSPDPRFARLPQVAFRVIGNSMNKLVADGEYVICVDYAETPMPLREGDVVVAERRRAGETERTIKTVRSTRGRIELWPQSTDPAHQKPIAMGAREDDTEVAVVGLVIGFFRPR, via the coding sequence GTGAAGGAAGCCCGGCTGGCGAAGGGACTAAATCAGTCCGAACTCGCCAGAAAGATCGGCGCTACTCCACAGATAATTTCAGCCATCGAGGGCGGCGACGTTGCGAACACGAAATATCTGGGGAAACTTGCGAAGGCGCTAGACCGACAAATCGAATGGCTCCAAGGGGATGCCGATTCGAGTCTAATTGGCGGTTTTAATCTTAACCAAGTGCCCGTCAGAGGGCTTGTCGCGGCCGGATTGTGGCAGGAAGATGGGCAACTGGTTGGGGACGAAACACCCGTGCCAAGCTCGCCGGACCCACGGTTTGCGCGGCTTCCGCAGGTAGCGTTTCGTGTCATCGGCAACTCAATGAACAAGCTTGTCGCTGACGGCGAATACGTGATTTGTGTGGATTACGCGGAAACGCCCATGCCCTTGCGCGAGGGCGATGTTGTGGTGGCCGAGCGCCGCCGTGCGGGCGAGACTGAACGGACTATCAAGACGGTGCGGTCAACCAGGGGCCGGATCGAGCTTTGGCCCCAGAGCACCGACCCTGCCCACCAGAAGCCTATCGCAATGGGTGCCCGCGAGGATGATACCGAGGTCGCGGTTGTCGGCCTTGTCATTGGGTTTTTCCGGCCCCGCTAA
- a CDS encoding YdaS family helix-turn-helix protein, translating to MSDGLELAIKSAGSQSNLARAIGKTPQLISYWHRKIGRVPAEYVPDVERVTGIPRHLLRPDLYSQPGPNHRITQGIDA from the coding sequence ATGTCGGACGGCTTGGAACTGGCGATCAAGAGTGCGGGCAGTCAATCGAACCTCGCCCGCGCGATAGGCAAAACCCCGCAGCTGATTTCCTACTGGCACAGGAAAATCGGCCGTGTTCCGGCTGAGTACGTTCCCGACGTTGAGCGCGTGACTGGCATCCCGCGCCACCTTCTCCGGCCTGATCTGTATTCGCAGCCCGGCCCCAATCATCGCATCACGC